Proteins encoded by one window of Candidatus Mesenet endosymbiont of Phosphuga atrata:
- a CDS encoding HU family DNA-binding protein, whose protein sequence is MLKSNVATIINIFFSSIVDCFQDGGNVELREFGSFSIKSCNFMVDKAASSHNQYLRIYFRSSKKLSAQINNLFKLK, encoded by the coding sequence TTGTTAAAAAGTAATGTAGCAACAATTATCAACATTTTTTTCTCGTCCATTGTGGATTGTTTTCAAGATGGCGGTAATGTTGAACTCAGGGAATTTGGTTCATTTTCAATTAAAAGCTGCAACTTTATGGTTGATAAGGCAGCAAGTTCACATAATCAATACTTAAGAATCTATTTCCGTAGTAGTAAAAAATTATCTGCTCAAATTAACAATTTATTTAAATTAAAATAA